One window of Klebsiella quasivariicola genomic DNA carries:
- a CDS encoding YebO family protein → MSELLNPGILNLASLAVSVALLLVGLLLWFFVNRASSRANEQIELLQALLDQQKRQNALLRRLCEANAPEKEDVAEPTVAGKAKADDDFIRLVAER, encoded by the coding sequence ATGAGTGAGTTACTAAATCCTGGAATTTTAAATCTGGCATCGCTGGCCGTATCCGTAGCGCTGCTCCTTGTCGGTCTGTTGTTATGGTTCTTCGTCAACCGCGCCAGTTCGCGGGCGAATGAGCAGATAGAGCTGCTGCAGGCGCTGCTGGATCAGCAAAAGCGGCAGAATGCGCTGTTGCGTCGCCTTTGCGAAGCTAATGCGCCGGAAAAAGAGGACGTGGCTGAGCCGACCGTCGCCGGTAAGGCAAAAGCGGACGATGACTTTATCCGCCTGGTCGCAGAGCGCTAA
- the mgrB gene encoding PhoP/PhoQ regulator MgrB, which produces MKKLRWVLLIVIIAGCLLLWTQMLNVMCDQDVQFFSGICTINKFIPW; this is translated from the coding sequence GTGAAAAAATTACGGTGGGTTTTACTGATAGTCATCATAGCAGGCTGCCTGTTGCTGTGGACTCAGATGCTTAACGTAATGTGCGACCAGGATGTACAGTTTTTCAGCGGTATTTGCACTATCAATAAATTTATCCCGTGGTAA